From a region of the Cucumis sativus cultivar 9930 chromosome 6, Cucumber_9930_V3, whole genome shotgun sequence genome:
- the LOC101209611 gene encoding UV-stimulated scaffold protein A homolog: MEEERVEESKVRVLIENATNSTDSEVHPRLLKAIKSVVRNSDSELRVAAQTLMDLMKFDHSQVRYLTLLVIDELFMRSKLFRSIVVEKLDQLLTLSVGFRRSMVLPEPAAVASTLRSKAIEFLEKWNDSFGIYHRKLRLGYDYLKNTLRLQFPNIQANAMRRQQERMEREIRSKEILLRKYGMLKENFSSIKEEIQSTLDEIKECLDIVHSKEDDGDMIPLDDDTTEEFRSVELRQIRLAALKGEMVHENHDNKVIFDALRELYKLMSKHMVSIQEWISVLVRVDSTDIRFRDSALREFIDLQNSLRVVKRQCEELGCNFTESANHDDEDEDFWEEGPVGATKDGGTSEKKNEDLVVVSTSNVIKSADNSKTGSGAHVGNVVKNGEVCSSNSASSLRNKLLADAPVIEWGSFLNNWDSRTDILANQRGLELQSHWGRVDYDATIPAEKIAELNVRASLYKEDQPEIQPCRAPLRKGGLCPRRDLKVCPFHGPIVPRDDEGRPLNVSSSLDETTPDLKIGSVEQLVRQAVKNVRTRDKEAAETREHDKKALKRAKLAKIREHNAGVLQDAALASTSRSSAFGENMETGGEGTGSDRNKKKTLASMLRKKVSTKDRLSRRLLGAKSSALTKRELKLNEDANYREAFPNQW; this comes from the exons ACGGATTCGGAAGTTCATCCTCGGCTTCTCAAGGCTATTAAATCGGTTGTGCGGAATTCTGATTCAGAGCTCCGAGTCGCTGCCCAAACTCTTATGGACCTTATGAAGTTTGATCATTCTCAG gTCCGCTATCTCACACTTCTGGTAATTGATGAACTTTTCATGAGATCAAAGCTTTTCAGATCTATTGTCGTTGAGAAATTAGATCAACTGTTGACATTAAGTGTTGGATTCAGAAGAAGTATGGTACTTCCTGAACCAGCAGCTGTTGCATCTACTTTGCGTTCAAAGGCAATCGAGTTTTTGGAGAAGTGGAATGATTCTTTTGGTATCTACCACAGAAAGCTTAGATTAGGCTATGACTACCTGAAGAACACTCTTCGACTCCAGTTTCCAAATATACAAGCAAACGCAATGCGACGCCAACAAGAGAGGATGGAAAGAGAAATAAGATCAAAAGAGATACTGCTTCGCAAGTATGGAATGTTGAAAGAGAATTTTTCTTCTATCAAGGAAGAAATTCAGTCGACTTTAGACGAGATCAAGGAGTGTCTGGATATTGTTCATTCTAAAGAGGATGACGGAGACATGATTCCTTTGGATGATGACACCACAGAAGAGTTTCGATCTGTCGAGCTGAGACAGATACGTCTTGCTGCACTGAAAGGAGAAATGGTTCATGAAAATCATGATAATAAAGTGATTTTTGATGCATTAAGGGAGCTTTACAAGCTCATGTCTAAACATATGGTTTCTATCCAAGAGTGGATCTCTGTTCTTGTTAGGGTTGATTCAACGGACATAAGATTTAGGGATTCAGCCTTAAGGGAGTTCATCGATTTACAAAATAGTCTACGTGTAGTGAAGAGGCAATGTGAAGAATTGGGTTGTAACTTTACAGAAAGTGCAAACCATGATGACGAAGATGAAGATTTCTGGGAAGAAGGTCCGGTGGGAGCAACAAAAGATGGAGGTACTTccgaaaagaaaaatgaagatctTGTTGTGGTGTCAACATCTAATGTGATTAAAAGTGCAGATAACTCTAAAACTGGTAGTGGGGCACATGTTGGCAATGTGGTGAAAAATGGTGAAGTTTGTAGTAGTAATTCAGCCTCCTCCCTAAGGAATAAGCTCTTAGCTGATGCTCCAGTTATTGAATGGGGctctttcttaaataattGGGATTCAAGGACAGATATTCTAGCTAACCAGCGAGGATTAGAGCTTCAAAGCCACTGGGGTCGAGTAGACTACGATGCAACTATTCCTGCCGAGAAAATTGCGGAACTGAATGTCCGGGCTTCCTTGTACAAGGAAGATCAACCCGAAATTCAACCTTGTCGTGCTCCTTTAAGGAAAGGAGGACTTTGTCCAAGAAGAGATCTAAAAGTGTGTCCATTTCATGGGCCTATCGTGCCCCGTGATGATGAAGGACGGCCATTGAACGTGAGTTCTTCATTGGATGAGACAACTCCTGATCTGAAGATTGGATCAGTTGAACAGCTAGTGAGACAGGCTGTAAAAAATGTACGTACGCGAGATAAAGAGGCAGCAGAGACGAGAGAACATGACAAGAAAGCATTGAAACGTGCCAAACTTGCAAAAATTAGAGAGCACAATGCAGGTGTTTTGCAGGACGCTGCATTGGCATCGACATCAAGATCTTCTGCGTTTGGTGAAAATATGGAAACAGGTGGTGAAGGGACCGGATCAGATAGGAACAAGAAGAAAACACTTGCATCTATGCTGCGTAAGAAAGTGTCGACGAAAGATCGGTTATCAAGGAGGCTGTTGGGTGCAAAATCCAGCGCTTTAACTAAGAGGGAGCTTAAATTGAATGAAGATGCAAACTATAGAGAAGCATTCCCAAATCAGTGGTGA